In a genomic window of Nocardia fluminea:
- a CDS encoding helix-turn-helix domain-containing protein, translated as MTSLVRAVRRQRGLTLDDIAQRTGLTKSYLSKIERERSTPSIAVAIKVAAALEVEVGQLFAADTESQSFVVDRLPEEGDKATHLRMLGASMLGKTMSPFVLDPRRDDADLDHAEHPGQELVYVLQGQIDLHYRDEVTPMSQGDSAYFDSSVAHRIRARGRAKTRVLVVVHDQPGATHR; from the coding sequence GTGACGTCGTTGGTTCGTGCGGTTCGCCGCCAGCGTGGACTCACACTCGACGACATTGCCCAGCGCACCGGCCTGACCAAGAGCTATCTGTCGAAAATCGAACGCGAACGCAGCACACCGTCTATTGCCGTAGCGATCAAAGTTGCTGCCGCGCTCGAGGTCGAGGTCGGTCAGCTCTTCGCCGCCGATACCGAGTCCCAGAGCTTCGTGGTCGACCGCCTGCCGGAAGAGGGCGACAAGGCTACGCACCTGCGCATGCTCGGGGCCTCGATGCTCGGAAAGACTATGTCGCCGTTCGTTCTCGACCCTCGTCGCGATGACGCGGACCTGGATCATGCCGAGCATCCCGGACAGGAATTGGTCTACGTGCTTCAGGGTCAGATCGACCTGCACTACCGCGACGAAGTCACACCGATGAGCCAAGGCGACAGCGCCTATTTCGATTCCAGCGTGGCGCATCGCATTCGGGCGCGTGGCCGCGCCAAGACCAGGGTCCTCGTCGTGGTGCACGATCAGCCAGGCGCGACACACCGGTGA
- a CDS encoding dihydrodipicolinate synthase family protein, with protein sequence MTETSQDRTGSLTMIEGIIAYPVTPFADDETTTVDTGKLAELVNRLVLTGAHAVAPSGSTGESAYLTEPEFDAVVETTIDVVAGRVPVIVGASELTTAATISRARRAERAGADAVMILPVSYWKLSEREIIEHYRSIGDAIELPIMVYNNPATSGIDMSPRLLVSMFETIPAVQMVKESTGDLARMSAIRDYSGGQLPYYNGSNPLVLDALSHGASGWCTAAHCLAPQLCLELYHAVRDGEIARAAATYATLRPLLEFIVAGGLPATVKAGLDLLGLGVGAPRRPLLPPTQDDISALKSILAGL encoded by the coding sequence ATGACCGAAACATCCCAGGACAGGACAGGATCGTTGACCATGATCGAAGGCATCATCGCCTACCCGGTGACCCCGTTCGCCGATGACGAAACCACCACGGTGGACACCGGCAAACTCGCCGAACTGGTGAATCGACTGGTCCTCACCGGGGCCCACGCCGTCGCGCCATCGGGAAGCACCGGCGAGTCGGCCTATCTCACCGAACCAGAGTTCGACGCCGTCGTCGAAACGACGATCGATGTCGTCGCGGGCCGTGTCCCCGTCATCGTCGGCGCCTCTGAGCTGACCACAGCAGCCACGATCAGCCGGGCCCGCCGCGCCGAACGCGCGGGCGCCGACGCCGTGATGATCCTGCCGGTTTCCTACTGGAAGCTCAGCGAACGCGAGATCATCGAGCACTACCGCAGTATCGGCGATGCGATCGAATTGCCGATCATGGTCTACAACAATCCTGCGACCAGTGGCATAGATATGTCGCCGCGGCTGCTGGTGTCGATGTTCGAAACCATCCCCGCCGTGCAGATGGTGAAGGAATCCACTGGCGACCTTGCCCGAATGTCGGCCATCCGTGACTACAGCGGCGGGCAGCTGCCCTACTACAACGGCAGTAACCCCCTGGTCCTCGACGCGTTGAGCCATGGCGCCTCGGGATGGTGCACGGCCGCGCATTGCCTGGCGCCCCAGCTGTGCCTCGAGCTCTACCACGCCGTACGCGACGGTGAGATTGCCCGCGCGGCAGCCACTTACGCCACGTTGCGGCCCCTACTGGAGTTCATCGTCGCCGGCGGACTGCCCGCCACGGTGAAAGCCGGTCTCGATTTGCTCGGTCTCGGTGTGGGTGCGCCTCGGCGGCCTCTGTTGCCTCCGACCCAGGACGACATCAGCGCCCTGAAGAGCATCCTCGCGGGTCTGTGA
- a CDS encoding aldolase codes for MTETLTDTKEALKDRAQSAMSAEFGDTGWTTRQKLALTCRTLFDAGHDSGLAGQITARADDPGTYFTQRLGLGFDEITEDNLLLVDEDLQVLDGSGMANPANRFHSWIYRARPDVQCIVHTHPFHVAALSMLEVPLVVSQMDLAPLYGDCAFLSDWPGVPVGNEEGRIISAALGDKKAILLAHHGHVVAAASIEEACSLAVLIERAAALQLAAMAAGTIVALPERLAREAHDWTLTPRRSQANFAYYARRALRSHPDVINR; via the coding sequence GTGACCGAAACGCTCACCGACACAAAAGAAGCTTTGAAGGACCGCGCGCAGTCGGCGATGTCCGCCGAGTTCGGCGATACGGGCTGGACGACAAGACAGAAGCTCGCTTTGACCTGCCGCACGCTCTTCGATGCCGGACACGATTCCGGCCTGGCCGGTCAGATCACCGCCCGCGCCGACGACCCGGGCACCTATTTCACCCAGCGACTCGGGCTGGGTTTCGACGAGATCACCGAGGACAACCTGCTGCTAGTGGACGAAGATCTTCAGGTTCTCGACGGCAGCGGAATGGCCAATCCCGCCAACCGTTTCCATAGCTGGATTTACCGCGCCCGACCGGATGTTCAGTGCATAGTGCACACCCACCCGTTCCACGTGGCCGCGCTATCGATGCTGGAGGTGCCGTTGGTCGTATCGCAGATGGACCTCGCCCCGCTCTACGGCGACTGCGCATTCTTGTCGGACTGGCCCGGTGTCCCGGTCGGTAATGAGGAGGGGCGGATCATCAGCGCAGCCCTCGGGGACAAGAAGGCGATTTTGCTAGCTCATCACGGTCACGTCGTCGCCGCGGCGAGCATCGAGGAAGCGTGCTCGCTCGCAGTGCTCATCGAGCGTGCCGCCGCACTGCAGTTGGCGGCCATGGCCGCCGGAACCATCGTCGCTCTGCCCGAACGGCTGGCGCGGGAGGCACACGATTGGACTCTCACTCCGCGCCGCAGCCAAGCCAATTTCGCCTACTACGCCCGACGCGCCCTGCGTTCGCACCCCGACGTTATCAACCGATGA
- a CDS encoding TetR/AcrR family transcriptional regulator produces the protein MPTPTELRKRPQQDRAKETKTRILATAAQLFGARGIGNTSTNRIAAEAGMSIGTLYRYFADREEIVKELTDDLFVQAEAQYGRLLTTSVADEPRRDTVAAIIRVGVEILVANAPLVRALVADLQFYGSGIPEFEPRLRMLIKLYLIQSLGPTHDLDIDTMAYIVLNAGFSTALRSVKMEEEGMDRDVVIDQTADMIGLWITAVAEVDSLDTARGNSVAPRSEDPSSPRS, from the coding sequence ATGCCGACGCCCACTGAACTGCGTAAACGTCCCCAACAGGATCGTGCGAAGGAAACAAAAACGCGGATCCTCGCGACGGCCGCTCAGCTGTTCGGCGCCCGGGGCATCGGCAATACCTCGACGAATCGGATCGCCGCGGAAGCGGGCATGAGCATCGGCACTCTCTACCGGTATTTCGCCGACCGCGAGGAGATCGTGAAGGAGCTCACCGACGATCTGTTCGTGCAAGCCGAGGCGCAATACGGCCGACTGCTCACAACGTCGGTCGCCGACGAACCTCGGCGCGACACTGTCGCCGCGATCATCCGCGTCGGGGTCGAGATCCTCGTAGCCAACGCCCCCCTGGTGCGTGCCTTGGTGGCCGATCTTCAGTTCTATGGCAGTGGGATTCCTGAGTTCGAGCCGCGACTCCGGATGTTGATCAAGCTTTACCTGATCCAATCTTTGGGCCCGACCCATGATCTCGACATCGACACCATGGCCTACATCGTGCTCAACGCAGGCTTCTCCACCGCGCTTCGCTCGGTGAAGATGGAGGAAGAGGGCATGGACCGCGACGTTGTGATCGACCAGACCGCCGACATGATCGGTCTCTGGATCACCGCGGTAGCAGAAGTTGACTCACTCGACACCGCTCGCGGAAACAGCGTGGCGCCCCGATCCGAGGACCCGAGCTCTCCTCGGAGTTGA
- a CDS encoding TetR/AcrR family transcriptional regulator, which translates to MSTADRLVASMQTLLWENGFTGTSPRAVQQLAGAGQGSMYHHFRGKTDLAIAAEHRMADELKAQIQQRLQSGSTVRDRIAAFLTVDENVLRGCRLGRLVQDSAVVADPALLEPISTMFTWIQDQIRQVLADGKARGELAADLDIDALATTILALRQGAYVLARGAQSEEPFRRAAAGILQLIPGR; encoded by the coding sequence ATGAGCACCGCCGACCGCCTCGTGGCGAGCATGCAGACACTGTTGTGGGAGAACGGTTTCACCGGCACCAGCCCGCGGGCGGTCCAGCAGCTCGCCGGTGCAGGCCAAGGCAGCATGTACCATCATTTCCGCGGCAAGACAGATCTGGCCATCGCCGCGGAACACCGGATGGCAGACGAGCTCAAGGCCCAGATCCAGCAGCGCCTGCAGAGTGGTTCGACGGTACGCGACCGGATCGCCGCGTTCCTGACCGTCGACGAGAACGTTCTGAGGGGTTGCCGCCTCGGCCGACTGGTCCAAGATTCAGCAGTCGTCGCAGATCCCGCACTGCTGGAGCCGATCTCGACCATGTTCACTTGGATTCAGGACCAGATCCGACAGGTTTTGGCCGACGGTAAAGCGCGGGGTGAACTCGCGGCCGACTTGGACATCGATGCTCTGGCCACCACTATTTTGGCGCTCAGGCAAGGCGCCTATGTCCTGGCGCGTGGCGCTCAGTCCGAGGAGCCTTTCCGTCGAGCCGCGGCCGGGATCTTGCAGCTAATTCCCGGCCGATGA
- a CDS encoding MspA family porin — MKINRIRGGSGVCGTGVAVLALGALVAGTAGADAFIALPDGERVGHGVTVKRTGEHAVVSPSMAANGAGRVAWVSANVTADVTITPEGEAGPNNGPSGANGTNNSSTHGASQLNTGYIIGCQVSIGDDAISAGVSGGIDLSGFSVGGSAGIELGPGEVKFVQLEKKDIEKAGVFSIEYQDVEIEVQGCVGYAQARAYTVVEIIGDHYSKTTLYGAPFSIG; from the coding sequence ATGAAAATCAACCGAATCCGTGGTGGCTCGGGTGTTTGCGGCACCGGTGTTGCCGTGCTGGCACTGGGCGCTCTCGTGGCAGGCACCGCCGGTGCCGACGCCTTCATCGCGCTGCCCGACGGCGAACGCGTCGGCCACGGTGTCACGGTGAAGCGCACCGGTGAGCACGCCGTGGTTTCTCCGTCGATGGCCGCCAACGGTGCCGGCCGGGTCGCGTGGGTCTCGGCCAATGTGACGGCTGACGTGACGATCACGCCGGAGGGCGAGGCGGGTCCGAACAACGGTCCGTCGGGTGCCAACGGCACCAACAACTCTTCCACCCACGGTGCCTCGCAGCTCAACACCGGCTACATCATCGGCTGCCAGGTATCGATCGGTGACGACGCGATCTCCGCGGGAGTGTCCGGTGGCATCGATCTGTCCGGCTTCAGCGTCGGCGGTTCAGCCGGCATCGAGCTCGGACCGGGTGAGGTGAAGTTCGTTCAGCTCGAGAAGAAGGACATCGAGAAGGCGGGCGTCTTCTCGATCGAGTACCAGGACGTCGAGATCGAGGTGCAGGGATGTGTCGGTTATGCGCAGGCCCGTGCCTACACCGTGGTCGAGATCATCGGCGACCACTACTCCAAGACCACCCTCTACGGTGCGCCGTTCAGCATCGGCTGA